The genomic window AGAAAACGGCGCGGGCTTTTCTATGTAAGCTTCCAATCGTTTCATATCGTGCTCGACTTTTTCTTTTCCTTTTTCCGCCGTTAAAAAATACGGTTGCTTCACAATGACGATTTTTCGCTCACCGAAAAACGGAAGCGTCTCCGCATCTTCAAGCGCCACTTCAATCGGCGTTTCTTCACAGTCGTATGTACTAACATTCCATTCACGTTCTTCATCTGACAACGCTCGGCGAACAATTTGTTCATATGCTTGCTTCATTAAAAAATGCTCCGTGCCATATATGACATATAGTTGTTCCATGTTCTCTTCCCCATTCTTCATCCATTTTCTTTAAAGAACATACAACGTTTCGGAGCATTTTACAAGGGAGTTAGCAGATGAAAATCGCCAACTCCCATTTATTTAAACGTTGGAAAACAAGCCCTAGGAACTTATTTATCCAACGGGTATCTTTATCTTTTCCGATCTTGCACGAACTATTTGTGACAACTGTTGTCAACGATGTAGATTTTCTTTCTCTTTTCCCTTATACTAATGGTGAGAAAATAGGAGGGATGGTCATGAACGAATTTGAAAAAAACGTTCAATGTACGCGCAACGATGCCGTTGACTCGGCTGTTGGCTTCATCGTATCATTCGGCTTTTTCGCCACTATGTTCATTATTGCTACACTTGTAAAATTTTTTGGTGCATAATGAACACCCGAAAGAGATTGCATGTTGCAGTCTCTTTTTTCTTGCATTTTATGGCGAAAAGGTTTGAATGGTGCTTATCCGTTTCGAAAAACGAATGACGATCGCACCATGTTCATCGGTACGAAACGTACGAACGTGATAGGCGCGCAAACGATCAATCACTTCACGATGCGGATGACCGTATCGATTGCGACGTCCGACGGAAATAAGCGCCACTTTCGGACGAATATGTTGTAAAAACGGCTCAGATGTCGATGTATTACTTCCGTGATGCCCGACTTTTAATATGTCAACAGGCAATGAGCGATACATCGTGATGAGTTGTTGTTCCCCTTTTTCTTCTAAATCACCTGTAAATAGCCAATATACTCCTCCCATAAACGCATACAGCACAATCGAACCGTCATTTGTCGTCTCTTCATTTCCAAAAGGAGAAAGAATGTGAAATTGCGCTTGACCAACCGTCCAACGATCGCCGCTTTTCACTATTTGTACATGCGTCCCTTTATTGATCGCATGTGCCATGACCGTTTGCAGCAAATCATTTTTGTGCATACCGACAAACAGTTTTCGCACACGGACAGCATTCAATACATCGCTCGCATCCCCGATATGATCGAAATCACCATGTGTCACAATGAGCGCATCAAGAGCACGAACCCCTTTTGCTTTCAAAAACGGAACGATGACATCTTCACCGATGCGAAACGATTGCTTCCTTTTTCTCCACGGCTCATCGCCAAATGACATCGTTCCGCCCGTATCAATCATATAAATCGCCTTTCGATACGGCAGTTCGATATATATACTATCTCCTTGCCCAACGTCTAACATAACGACTTCAGCGCTCGGACGAAAAAACGGCCAAAGGAAATGAACGATGATGACAAAACTAAACGAAAAGCGAAAGACGATTTGTTTATACTCAAACGAAAGAAAAAAGAGAGCAATCGAGATCACATAAGCGATCAATAGCCACGTCGGCGGACGACCGAGGGTGAGCAAAAACGAATCTGCTAATGAAGTGACAAGCTTGTTTGCATGTTCAATCACAAACGTCAATACATATGTGATGATCGGGCTAACAAACGGCATAAAGACGTGGATAAACCACGCGAGAAATGAGAGCGGCAAAATGACAAAAGAATAAAGCGGAACAAACATGACGTTTAATGGAATCGATAAAATGGAAACTTCGTAAAAATGATAAAGCAAAAGCGGCAACGCGCCCATTTGTGCAATAAACGATGTCATAAACAACTGACGAATGACGGAACGTTCATGTTGAATAAACGAAGAACAAATAATTAACGCAAAACAAACGAGAAAAGATAATTGAAAACCGAGATGAAATATGATATACGGGTCTTTTAGTAGTAAAAGAAGACAAGCGACGCTTAATGCATCAAGCGTACGAAGGCGAGAGGAAAAGAGAAGGAAACAACTTGTCATGACTGCTGCACGCATTACTGACGGAGCAGCCCCTGATAAAATGACGTATAAAGGAATACAACATAATAAAATCACGGTTGCTCGTTCCCGTGTGATCCCGAAGCGAATGAATAAATAAAAACAACCACCAGCAAGCAATGTCATATGCAAACCTGAAATCGCTAGCAAATGAATAAGCCCTAACTTTTGATAGCTCGAAAGAACAGTTGGCTCTATATCGCTTCGTTCACCGTAAATTAGCGCCTGCATAAACGCGCTAACGTCGCGAGGGAAATGATCTTGAATGTAGCGAATGCCTTGTTGACGAACGATTTGCAATCGTTCCACCCATGTCACATGTGTGCGCATGCACCGTTCGAGTGAAGCTGGACGAACGATCCAATGGATGCGATGATAAAACAAATACTGGCGATAATTGAAAGCATACGGATTCGTCGGTAAAGATGGTTGTTCAAGCGCTCCTTTCACCAAACAGGCCGTACCAATTTGAAGGGCATCCCATTCATATTTTTCTTCTTCCGTACGAAGGCGATAAATAAGTTGCAGACGTTCATGCTTCCATTGTACAACCGTTTTTATTTGATCCCCATCGATATGAATCGGAGCAACAAATCGCACAAACAGCGCTGTTTCATGTCCTGAAAGCGTCGTCACGTTATGTCGATCGATCCAATTGCTCCATAACAGAAAAAACAAATATGCGCTAGCACAAACGATCAACAGCGCCCGCTTCCGCCAAAGCAAAAACAAATGGTACACGACCGAAAGCAAAAAGCAAACAACCGATTTTGTCAATATAGACAGGACGGCCAAAACGGCCGCCATTGCTACGTAAACGATACATCATCTCCCCTTCGCGTGTAAAAATGTCGGAATAGATTCCACATCAAAAGGAACGTGCTTGACCGTTACTCCTGCTTGTTCAAACAATTGCAAAGCAAACGGATGGTTTTTATAGTCGTTCGCATAATAAACAGCTTTTATCCCGCTTTGAATAATCGCTTTACAACATTGTAAACAAGGAAAATGAGTGACGTATATTTCCGCCCCTTCTGTTGGCACACCAAACTTGGCACATTGTAAAATGGCGTTCATTTCCGCATGAATGGTGCGCACGCAATGGTTGTCAATGACATAACATCCTTCGTCTATACAATGCGCTCCACCTGCGATTGAGCCGTTGTATCCCCCTGCAATGATACGTTTATCGCGCACGATCGTTGCTCCGACCGCTAGCCTCGTGCATGTGCTACGCAACGCTAATAAATGGCTTTGTGCCATAAAATATTGATCCCATGTAATTCGTTTCATGTTGTTTCTCCCCCTTGTCCATTATGCCTTTAGTTTATCGCCAATTTTAACGCACGACAATTTGTTCTTTTATTTTCTCAAACGATTTTTCCCCGATTCCGCTCACATTCAACAAATCTTCCGCTTTTTGAAACGGTCCGTGCTCTTCGCGATATGCAATAATGGCAGATGCTTTTGCCGGACCGATGCCTTGCAGCGTTTGCAATTGCTCTGCTGTGGCTGTATTAATGTTTACTTTTCCGTTTGATTGATCTATCGTATGCATGTCCGCTAGTTCGCTTATTTCTTCGCCTTTTTTTGGCACGTAAATGACCATTTCATCATGCACTTTCATCGCCAAATTGATTTTCGTTTCATCCGCTTCTTCTGTTAATCCTCCTGCCATTTCAATCACATCTCGAATGCGGCTTGTTGCTGCGACTTCATATACTCCGGCTCGTTTAACCGCTCCTTTTACATCGACAAAAACAGACGTTTCCTCTTCTTGTTTCTCCGCTTGTTGTTCTACTTGTTGTTCATTTTGTTCGAAAGGCAACGGTTGTATCGTCGTTTCGTCTTGTTGCGTCACCCAAATGATCACTCCAATGACAAGTGCCCCAATATATATCCAACGCTCATACGTTTTTATCCACTTCATACGTTCACCCTTTCATAAAACGTGTCATCGTCGCATACATATGACATATAGTGGTGACGGATAAGGGGGGAGTACCGTTGAATATAGGGTTTATCGGAACAGGAAACATGGGAACAATTTTAATTGAATCGTTTATTAACGGCAATGCTGTGAAGCAAGAACAACTATTCATTACGAATCGAACGCTTGAAAAAGCGTACAGTATACAACAACGTTATCCAAACGTTCATGTCATACAAACGAACGAAGAAATAGCAAAACATGCAACGATTATTTTCATTTGCACAAAGCCGCTACATATGCCAGCCGTTTTAAAACAATTACGGCCACATTTGACCGACCATCATTGCATCGTGTCAATTACGAGCCCGATTTCCGTTCAACAGCTCGAATCGCTCGTACCGTGTAGCGTTGCTCGCGTCATTCCAAGCATTACGAATCGGGCACTTGCGGGAAGCTCTCTCATTACCGTAAGCGAGCGTTGTACAAAAGAAGAGAGAGCGACAATTGAACGGCTATTCCGTTGCATTTCTCGTCCAATATACATAGACGAGCCTATTACGCGCATCGCTTCTGATTTAACGAGCTGTGGACCAGCCTTTTTCAGCTACTTAATTCAAAAATTTATTGATGCAGCCGTTCAACAAACAGCCATTACAAACGAACAAGCAACGATGTTAGCGACAGAAATGATGATCGGACTAGGTGCTTTGCTTGAGAAACAATTGTATACGTTACCGACATTACAGGAGAAAGTATGTGTCAAAGGTGGCATTACAGGAGCTGGCATTGACGTGTTAGAAAAAGAAGTCGGGGACTTGTTCGTTCATATTTTTCAAAAAACGCATGAAAAATTTGACGAAGAAAAAGAAAAGGTGCGCCAACAAATTGATCATATTCGCGATGAATAAAAAAAATCCTTCTAAAATAAAACGTCCCAAAAGAGAACACTTTTGGGACGTTTATTTTTGCGCAATGAAAAAAATGCGCTCGCTTTCATTTGTCGGCTGTTGTTCTGTAAAATCCGCCCATACGTGCAACAAGCGAAAACCAGCCTGTTTTAACCACGTCACGTATCGTTCAACATCGTACGTTCGCTGCACATGCATTTCGTCAACTCGCTCATATACCCCTTCTTCTAATCGAACAAAAAACGTCAATTCATGTTCGACGCTATGCGGCCACGAGCCCGGATAACAGTTCCATATATAGCTTACTTGGTCATCATTACTCGCAAACGTCCCATGGTGTAAAAAGACGTTTTCCATTTTAAATAAAGAATGAACGTCAAATAAAAACAACCCATCTGGCTTCAATTGATCGTATACGCGCGAAAACGTAGCGATCACATCTTCTTCTTGCAACAAATAATTGAGTGAATCGCAAAAAATGACGATCGTATCAAACGGCTCAAACGGACCAAAGTCGCGCATATCTTGCTGAAAAAATGAAAGATTAACTCCACGTTCTTGCGCTTTCATTTGCGCAATCGCCAACATTTGTTCCGATAAATCAACACCTGTCACATCAAATCCTTTTTCAGCTAAGCGAAGGGCGAGTTCCCCCGTACCGCATCCGAGATCAAGAATTCGCTTTCCCGTTCGGTAAGATGACACCGCCCGTTCGACGAGAGCACACCATGCATCGTATGGGGCATCGCTCATTAATTGATCATACCAACTCGCAAACCGTTCGTACGTCATGCCCCAAGATCACTCTCAATTTGTTCAAGCGGCGCATCGCCCCATAACCGTTCGAGATTATAATATTCGCGGTCTTCTTTATGAAACACATGGACGACGACATCTCCTAAATCCACTAAAATCCAACGCGCTTCGTCAAATCCTTCAACACGTTTGACGACAACGTCGTGTTCTTCCGCTTTTTCTTTAATTTCACGCGCAATCGCCTGTACTTGTTTATCCGAATTGCCGTGACAAATCATAAAATAATCAGCAACGAGCGAAATGCCCTTCATATTTAATGCTACAATGTTTTCTGCCTTTTTTTCATCTGCTGCTTTTACTGCGATGCGTAAAATGTCTCGTTCTGTCACGATGAAACCCCCTTTAATTTTTTTGCTATATCATTATACGTATGAAAAGTATCTGGGTAAATGGGCTCGCGTTTGTCCATTAAAAATTGAATCGTATTTTGAAGCGCACGGAAAAGCGCATGATCTAAATGTTCTCGCGCTAGCGCCCGCACTTCATCAACGCCCGGAAACGAACGATTCGGCTCAATATAATCGGCGATATACACAATTTTTTCAAGCAATGTCATATTTGGTCGCCCCGATGTATGATAACGAATCGCCTGCAAAATCTCTTCATCTTGAATGCCGACTTCCGTTTGTACTAAATATGCCCCAACAGGCGCATGCCATAATTCCGGACTATATGCCAACAAGTCTTGCGGCATTTGTTGTTCTACAATGATGCGCTTCATTTCTTCTTTCGTGCGAAATTTTGCGTAATCGTGAAAAATGGCAGCTAATTCCGCCTTTTGAACATCAGCTCCGTACAATTTTGCTAACTCAATAGCTGTTTCCATCACACCTACCGTATGAACGTACCGCTGTTCTTTTAATTGCTTGCGCACGATAGCTAACGCCTCTTCACGTTTCATACAATCGATTCTCCTTTATATATAATTGAACCGCTTCTGGCAACAAATATGTCACGCTTTTTCCGTTTTGGATACGTTCGCGAATGAGCGAAGAAGAAACCGCAAACGTCGGCACGTCCACTTCGATAATCGGATACGGCGTACAAAGCGAATAGCCCGGACGTTTCACGCCGACAAATTGAATGAGTTGAACGAGCTCATCAATGCGATACCAATGCGGCAAATATTCGACCATATCTCCGCCAATAATGAAGTAAAATGTCGTATGCGGATGTCTTTTTTTTAACAAAACGATCGTGTCGTACGTATACGATCGCTCTTTCCGTTCTAATTCAATCGTTTCAACGCGAAAATGTGGGTCATTGGCAATCGCCATACGCAACATATTGACGCGATGCACATGATCAGTCACCTTTTTATCTTTATGCGGCGGAATGTAGTTTGGCATAAACCATATTTCATCGAGCTTTAATTCCGTTCGTACATCATCCGCAATTAATAAATGCCCATAATGAGGCGGATCAAACGTCCCACCTAAAATGCCTACTTTTTTCACTGCATCGCTCCTATTTTGGTAACACAATTTGCTTTCGTTCACGAGACTCTTTGTATAATACAATCGTATGACCGATCAGTTGGACGACTTCCGCCCCTGCTCCGCTCGCTAGCTGCTCGGCAATCACTTCTTTTTCTTCTTCGCAGTTTTTTAATACGCTCACTTTAATCAGCTCTCTCGCTTCAAGCGCATCGGCAATTTGTTTAATCATATTGTCGTTCACGCCGCCTTTTCCGACTTGAAAAATCGGCGTTAAATGATGAGCTAAAGAACGTAAAAATCGTTTTTGTTTTCCTGTTAACATGTTTTTCCTCCTAACTGTTGCATCACAACTTGTTCCATTCGTTTTGTATCTGGAAAAATTCCTGTCCATTTTTCAAACGCTAGGGCACCTTGATAAACGAACATACCGACGCCGTTTTGCACGCGCGCACCCTTCTCTTTTGCTTCTTGCAGCCATTTTGTCATCAGCGGATTATAAATAATATCGCTGACGATCGTCCCCTTTTTTAACGTTTGAAGAGAAATAGGCATCGCATCGACATGTGGATACATGCCGACAGACGTTGTATTAATAATGATATCATACTCCCCTAAACGTTCCTCTGCTTCCTCAAGCGAGTAAACAGAAGATATTTGTTTTTCAATAAACGTCTCTGCCTTTCCTGCCGTGCGATTACATACATCAACGGCAGACACACGATGTTTCAAAAGAGTAAAATAAATGCCGCGCGCCGCCCCGCCTGCGCCGACAAGCAAAATGCGCGCACCGGACAATTCAATGTTCATTTGCTCACATAACGCTCGGACAAACCCTTCACCATCTGTATTATAACCAATCCACTTCCCATTTTCATTGACGACTGTATTGACGGCTCCCATTTGTTTTGCCGTTTCATCAAGTTCATCCATATACGCCATCACTGCTGTTTTATGCGGAATCGTCACATTAAACCCTGCACATTGTAATGCTTTTAACCCTTGCACCGCCTCTTTTAACAGGTGAGGCTCAACATGAAACGCATGATAATGCGCATCGATACGTAACGATTGAAACGCATCGTTATGCATAAGCGGTGATAAGGAATGATGAACAGGACAGCCGATTAGCGCAAATAATTTCAAGTTCCTCTCCCCCTCTTTGTTAAATGAGCGATCTGCGCAACATCACACCGACGCCTTTTGGCGCATATGCAACGACATGAGCGCCAGGTTCATGACATGTCACCCAACCGAGCCCTGAAAAAACAATATCTGTTTTCGGTTCTTTTAATGTGAAATGGTGGGCAACGAGCGGCGGCAATTGCTCGCAATAGCTTTTGCGCGGCGGCTGCAACAACTCCCCAAGATGTTTCTCATACAACTCATCCGCATGTTCACGCTTCGTTCGATGAATAAACAATTCATTTGACATATAACATACAAATGGACGTCTTCCACCGCTTACGTAATCTAACCGAGCTAGCCCTCCGAAAAATAACGTTTGTTGTTCATTTAATTGATACACTTTCGGTTTAATTTCTTTCTTTGGCGTAATGACTTTTAAATCTTTTTTATCGACGAAATGCGCCATTTGATGATGGTTAATAATTCCCGGCGTATCATAAAGAGCCGAGCCGTCATCAAGCGGTATTTCAATCATATCGAGCGTCGTTCCCGGGAAATACGATGTCGTAATGACATTTCCTTTTCCTGTCGCTTCTTTAATGATGCGATTAATAAACGTTGATTTTCCAACGTTCGTGCAACCGACGACATACACGTCTTTTCCGTTTCGATATTCATCAATCGCAGCCATCACTTCTTTCATTCCGTAGCCTTTATTGGCGCTCACTAAAAAGACGTCGCGTGGCTGTAAGCCGAGTTCGCGAGCCGATTGTTTCATCCAGCGCGTCACTTTTTCATGTTTGACGGATTTCGGCAATAAATCGACTTTGTTGCCGACAAGCAGCACATCTTTTTTCCCGACAAATCGATGTAGTCCCGGCAGCCAGCTACCGTTAAAATCAAAAATATCAACAATTTTCACGACTAATCCGTCTGCTTGTCCGATGCCGTGCAAAATGTTTAAAAAGTCGTCATCCGTTAACGAGACGTCCTGCACTTCGTTGTAATGTTTTAATCGGAAACAGCGCTGACAAATCACCGGATCTTTCTCTAGCGCTGAAGGGGGCGCATATCCGATTTTCGTTTCATCTTCCGTTTGAATCGTTACTCCACATCCAATACAAATCATTTGTTCACTCATCTTCATCACTCCCAATGAATCATACCTTTTTTTCGCATCATATTTAAGATTTTTCGTTCAATGTTTCGGTTTATACGAGTGAAAAAACCGTCTGTTTGTGCAACAGGAACGACTAAAATCGTATGTAACCCGAGCCGATTGCCGCCAAACACATCGGTGAGAAGTTGATCGCCAATGACGACAACTTCTTCTTTTTTCAACTTCATGTCGCGCAACGCTTGTTGAAACGCTCGCGTTAACGGCTTGCGCGCTTCGAAAATAAACGGAATGCCAAGCGGCTTAGCAAACGCTTCCACTCGCTTTTTATTGTTATTGGATACGACGGTGACTTGAATGCCGCTTTGTTTCATTTGTTCAAACCAACGAACAACATCAGGCGTCGCAAGCGGACGATCCCATTCAATTAACGTGTTATCTAAATCTGTAATAATTCCTTTTATTCCTTTTTGTTTTAAATGTTCTGGAGTAATTTCAAAAATACTTTTCGCATGTTCGTTCGGCAAAAAATATTTTAACATACGTTCTCATTCCTTCTCTCTTTTTTACATAAATAAACAAATTGTAAAATTTTTCGACAAAATCCGATGTTTTTCATATCATGTGGATAACTTTATGCACATGATCCACATTCATTTTTCAACATTTCCTCATCGTTATAAACAACAAATCCACAACTTATCCACCAACACATGTGGATAATTAGAACAATTGTTCTTATTTTTGATTTATGATAAAGTGAAGATAAACCTACCATTATATGTATACATTTTTCCGTGTATACCAAGGAGGCGAAAAAATGAAATGTTTGCCTGACGACTTGTTAATTGAGTCATACTACAAAGCAAAAGAATTACAATTAAGCAAAGAATTTATTCAACTCATTGAAAGAGAAATTTTCCGTCGCCGTCTTGACCATAAAATTAAACAGTCTTCGTAATGAGCCTTCAGTTACTGGCTCTTTTTCTTTTGCGCAAAAAATCCAAGACGTTGCCCCATTTTTACTTCAAGCGGCGGAATAATTTGTTCATCTAACGTAAAGGCGCCCTTTTCAAACAATAACACTACTGTTGAACCGAACGAAAAATATCCGATTTCTTCGCCTTTGTTCACATAGTTGTGTTCATGTGTTAATTCAATGCTGTTGACAAACATCGCTCCGACTTTCACAATGGCTGTATGCATACCATTTGTACACAGTTCAGTAATTCTTCTGTAATTTTTAGAAAGTGGATCTTTGCCATATTTCAATCCGAGACGGTTGACAGGGTATGACTTGCCACCGAGCTCCCACTGCTTCACAACTTCCCCACATATTGGGCTATGAATACGATGATAATGGCTCGGACTTAAATACAAAATAATAAACGTTCCATGCAAATACTTTTCAGCGATCCGATCATCGCCAAGCATCTCACGAATGGAGTACGTTTTTCCTTTCACGATGATTTCTTTTTTGTCTGTAATGATGCCGACATCTTCAATAACGGCATCGACAGGGCTTACGACACTATCTGGGTGTTCATCGATCGGACGAAGTCCTTTTTTTAGCGATCGGACGAACAATTGTTGAAGCGTTTCATATTCGTGCAACTTTTTTTCCATTTCTTCTTCATCTACTTTATATACTTTCGCATAAGATGGAATAACCCACCGACTCCATTTTGAGCGCGTAAACGAAGCAAGCCACTTCGATGTCAAAGGATGATTTGTTAATTCAATAAACAGGCGATATAGCCATTTGACCAACGACTTTCCCTCCTAAAGTAAAGAATGTCCTTTACTAGTTTGCTTATTATCAATAAAATATTAGTAACCGAGTGATATTTTTGGCAAGTGGGTTGTCACGATTTTAATAAAGGAGTGAACGTGTATGTTTTTATCCGATTATATTGATCATACCATTAAAAAACTTAAAGCGCATACGGCAAACGTATTGACGTTGACAAATTTAAGCCTAGGAGGCTTTGCGATTTTATTTGCGGTGAAAGGCCAGCTAAACGTCTCTGTATTGTTTATTTTTTTGGCAGCACTTGCCGATCGTTTTGACGGAACGGTCGCTCGGAAAATGAATATTGAATCTGACTTAGGGAAACAATTGGACTCAATGAGTGATATTATATCATTTGGAGTAGCACCTGCACTATTACTTTATCAAGGATTATTGCACGAATTTGGCGCACCCGGCTCATTTTTTACGATTTTTTATATCGGTTGCGGTGCTTTTCGCCTAGCACGATTTAACATTACGGAAAGCAACGGATATTTTACCGGTTTGCCGATCACGGCGGCAGGTTGTTTATTGACGCTTAGTTATTTAACAATTCATTACTTCCCACCTTACGTCTTTATTTTTATTATTTTTACGCTTTCTCTTTTAATGGTCGGTTCATTCCGATTAAAGAAAATGTAACCCTTGAAGCTTTCCACTTCAAGGGTTTTTTTCGTACAAATTTCCCTTTTCAAATACCCGTATAAATTATATGATAAATTTGGTTTTATTTTTCATTCTACAACTAGAGGTGATAAATATGGATCGTACGTCCTTAATCGGACTCATTCTTGGCATTATTGCGGTGGGTGTCGGAATGATGTTTAAAGGAGTAAGTCCGGCTGTGCTCATTAACCCTGCGGCGATTTTAATCATTTTGTTAGGGACAGCGGCCGCCGTCACGATCGCCTTTCCAACGAAAGAAATTGCGAAAGTGCCAAAGTTATTCGGGGTCATTTTTAAAGAACCAAAAACGCCAAAAATTGAAGAACTCATTCCGTTGTTTGTCGAATGGGCAAACATCGCTCGCCGCGAAGGGCTGTTAGCGCTAGAAGCAAAAGTGGCCGAAATCGATGACCCATTTTTACGCAACGGATTAAGTTTAGCCATTGATGGACAGTCACAAGAATTTATTCGTGACGTGATGACTGAAGAAATTGAAGCAATGCAAGAGCGTCATTTAGCAAACGCAACAATTTTTACCCAAGCCGGTACATATGCTCCAACGCTTGGGGTACTTGGGGCCGTCGTCGGATTGATCGCTGCCTTGCAGGATATGTCTGATATTGATCGTCTTGGTCACGCAATTAGTGCGGCGTTCGTTGCGACGCTCATGGGAATTTTTACAGGATACGTTCTTTGGCATCCATTTGCGAACAAATTAAAACGCAAGTCAAAAGAAGAAGTGAAAGTACGTCAAGTGATGATTGAAGGCGTGCTTTCAATCATTGAAGGACAAGCACCTAGAGCGATTGAACAAAAATTAGCTTCTTATTTACCGATGAGCGAACGTCAAAAACTTTTAGGACAAGGAGCTCAGAATAATGGCGAAAAAGCATAAAAAACATCATCATGAAGACCATATAGATGAAAGTTGGCTAATTCCATACGCTGATTTATTAACACTGTTATTAGCACTATTTATCGTATTATTTGCTAGTAGCCAAATTGACTCAGAAAAATTCCAGCAAATCGCCAAATCTTTCAATAGCATACTAACAGGAGGAACTGGGGCACTACAATATTTGAGCCCGATCGATAGGGAAAAAATAGATTCGGTCATTAAAGACTCTCCAAGTCAAAAGCCGTATGTCAAAATTTCAAAAAAAGAATACGAGGAATTAAAAAAGATTCAAAGTAAATTTAATGAATACGTCAAAACGAATCAATTAAGCGGAGAATTGTCTGTCGCGATGACAGAAGAAGGATTGCTTGTAACGATTGCGAACGATGTGTTGTTCGACTCAGGCAGCGCTGATATTAAGCCACAATATCGCGATGTCGCAAAAAAAATATCGAACTTGCTCGTCATGAATCCGCCGCGCAACATCGTCATTAGCGGACATACCGACAACGTGCCGATCAACAATGCGAAATTTGCTTCCAACTGGGAATTAAGCGTTATGCGCGCCGTCAACTTTATGAAACTATTGCTTGAAAATACAAGATTAAACCCGCAGTTATTTAG from Anoxybacillus gonensis includes these protein-coding regions:
- a CDS encoding YqzM family protein — protein: MNEFEKNVQCTRNDAVDSAVGFIVSFGFFATMFIIATLVKFFGA
- a CDS encoding DNA internalization-related competence protein ComEC/Rec2; this encodes MIVCASAYLFFLLWSNWIDRHNVTTLSGHETALFVRFVAPIHIDGDQIKTVVQWKHERLQLIYRLRTEEEKYEWDALQIGTACLVKGALEQPSLPTNPYAFNYRQYLFYHRIHWIVRPASLERCMRTHVTWVERLQIVRQQGIRYIQDHFPRDVSAFMQALIYGERSDIEPTVLSSYQKLGLIHLLAISGLHMTLLAGGCFYLFIRFGITRERATVILLCCIPLYVILSGAAPSVMRAAVMTSCFLLFSSRLRTLDALSVACLLLLLKDPYIIFHLGFQLSFLVCFALIICSSFIQHERSVIRQLFMTSFIAQMGALPLLLYHFYEVSILSIPLNVMFVPLYSFVILPLSFLAWFIHVFMPFVSPIITYVLTFVIEHANKLVTSLADSFLLTLGRPPTWLLIAYVISIALFFLSFEYKQIVFRFSFSFVIIVHFLWPFFRPSAEVVMLDVGQGDSIYIELPYRKAIYMIDTGGTMSFGDEPWRKRKQSFRIGEDVIVPFLKAKGVRALDALIVTHGDFDHIGDASDVLNAVRVRKLFVGMHKNDLLQTVMAHAINKGTHVQIVKSGDRWTVGQAQFHILSPFGNEETTNDGSIVLYAFMGGVYWLFTGDLEEKGEQQLITMYRSLPVDILKVGHHGSNTSTSEPFLQHIRPKVALISVGRRNRYGHPHREVIDRLRAYHVRTFRTDEHGAIVIRFSKRISTIQTFSP
- a CDS encoding ComE operon protein 2 encodes the protein MKRITWDQYFMAQSHLLALRSTCTRLAVGATIVRDKRIIAGGYNGSIAGGAHCIDEGCYVIDNHCVRTIHAEMNAILQCAKFGVPTEGAEIYVTHFPCLQCCKAIIQSGIKAVYYANDYKNHPFALQLFEQAGVTVKHVPFDVESIPTFLHAKGR
- a CDS encoding helix-hairpin-helix domain-containing protein, with amino-acid sequence MKWIKTYERWIYIGALVIGVIIWVTQQDETTIQPLPFEQNEQQVEQQAEKQEEETSVFVDVKGAVKRAGVYEVAATSRIRDVIEMAGGLTEEADETKINLAMKVHDEMVIYVPKKGEEISELADMHTIDQSNGKVNINTATAEQLQTLQGIGPAKASAIIAYREEHGPFQKAEDLLNVSGIGEKSFEKIKEQIVVR
- the comER gene encoding late competence protein ComER → MNIGFIGTGNMGTILIESFINGNAVKQEQLFITNRTLEKAYSIQQRYPNVHVIQTNEEIAKHATIIFICTKPLHMPAVLKQLRPHLTDHHCIVSITSPISVQQLESLVPCSVARVIPSITNRALAGSSLITVSERCTKEERATIERLFRCISRPIYIDEPITRIASDLTSCGPAFFSYLIQKFIDAAVQQTAITNEQATMLATEMMIGLGALLEKQLYTLPTLQEKVCVKGGITGAGIDVLEKEVGDLFVHIFQKTHEKFDEEKEKVRQQIDHIRDE
- a CDS encoding class I SAM-dependent DNA methyltransferase, which produces MTYERFASWYDQLMSDAPYDAWCALVERAVSSYRTGKRILDLGCGTGELALRLAEKGFDVTGVDLSEQMLAIAQMKAQERGVNLSFFQQDMRDFGPFEPFDTIVIFCDSLNYLLQEEDVIATFSRVYDQLKPDGLFLFDVHSLFKMENVFLHHGTFASNDDQVSYIWNCYPGSWPHSVEHELTFFVRLEEGVYERVDEMHVQRTYDVERYVTWLKQAGFRLLHVWADFTEQQPTNESERIFFIAQK
- the rsfS gene encoding ribosome silencing factor, which codes for MTERDILRIAVKAADEKKAENIVALNMKGISLVADYFMICHGNSDKQVQAIAREIKEKAEEHDVVVKRVEGFDEARWILVDLGDVVVHVFHKEDREYYNLERLWGDAPLEQIESDLGA
- the yqeK gene encoding bis(5'-nucleosyl)-tetraphosphatase (symmetrical) YqeK, whose translation is MKREEALAIVRKQLKEQRYVHTVGVMETAIELAKLYGADVQKAELAAIFHDYAKFRTKEEMKRIIVEQQMPQDLLAYSPELWHAPVGAYLVQTEVGIQDEEILQAIRYHTSGRPNMTLLEKIVYIADYIEPNRSFPGVDEVRALAREHLDHALFRALQNTIQFLMDKREPIYPDTFHTYNDIAKKLKGVSS